Within the Maribacter sp. BPC-D8 genome, the region CTATTCTAGATAAAACTGAAGACCCCTTAAAACTTTGGTGGAACGATGATTGTGTAATCGTTTATGTAGATGAAGATAATTCTGGAGGGCAACACCGATTCAACCACAATGCTTTTACCTATCACGTAGCCTTAGACGGTAATGTGGTAGACTTAGGTGTTGATGAAAAACCGACATTATACAACGATCATATTACATCTAAACATCAAACAGAAGGTAATACTACTTATTGGGAAATGTTTGTAAAAGTGTACCCTGGTGTATATAATGATGACCCGAATATAAAGCCAGTTGTGCTTACCGAGAATAAGAAAATTGGTTTTGCCCTAGCTTATGCAGATAATGATAGTAGCGAAGAGCGCGAGAACTTAATAGGTTCTGTATTTGTAGCAGGTGAGAATAAAAACAAGGGATGGATAGATGCCAATGTGTTTGGAACCTTACAATTGGTAAAATAACTATTGCAGCACTACTTCACTATAATCTGATGTAATTATAATAGATCGATTACTATTATTTTTTAAGTGATGCCCTTTATGAATAGTGGTAGTTCCGTTTTTAGTTTCTACAATCTGTAAACCTGTTGGTAATTTCAATGTCGATGAATTACCTTTTACATAAATATTGGTAGCCACCTTTGGCATTGTTACCGTTAACTCCCCATTTTTTACGCTAATATCTAATTCTTCAAAGTCATTACCCATTTCAAGAATGTGCACTGCACCAAAATCATTCTTTACAAAGGCGTTTTTGAATAACTTATTAATAGTAACCTCAGACGAGGTTGCCTGTAATTGTAATTCAACCACCTCTGACAATGATATTTCTTCTGAATACGAAGTGCTAAGCTGACCGTAATTCCATTTTTTAACTGTTACCGGAGTGTATGAGGCAGAAACAGTAGTTTCTTCCCCATCTATGGTAACTGCCCAAAGGCTTGAATGCGAAAGTTTCGCATTCAAGTTTTTGGTATTCTCAGCTAATTTAACCTCACCATGGCGTACATCCATTTTTATTCTGGTTGACTTTGGTAAGCTAATTTTTATGGTCTTTTTGATTTTAAAATTCTTTTGCTCCCCTTCATTTGAAAAGTAAAATACATTGGGTACATCTGCTGCATTACCTCTAGAAGAGCTTATAAAAGTTCGAAGTTCTTCTCTTTCGTTCTCTGCGTTAGCACGCTTCTCTTCTAACTCTTCGCGACGTTGCTCAATTTGTTCATTGCGCTGTTCACTTAATCTTTCTCTTTCTTCTACTAATTTTTCACGTCTGAGTTCATACTTTTCACGCTTTTCATTGAATAAAGATTCTTTCACACTTTCAGCCCATTCTTGTAATCGTTTTTGATGTTTTTTATCAAAACTCTTCTCAAAATTCTTTTGCCATTTTTTCATGTACTTATCTCCATCCTTTTGATATTCTTCATAATCAAATGTATAGGCTTCAGTTAATGGTAATGGCGGCATTTCTGGAAAAGGAGCTATCTGAGGTACACTTACTACGAACGATGCAATCTCTGGAACCTCTATTCGCATGCCACCATGATTATAGATATTTTCAGAATCAAAACTTGAGAAGAAATCATTATTCTTAGATTTTGAAGATATTTTAATCTCTTTACTATTACCTAATATCTCAATAGGGCTATTCTTAAAATAGTTCTCAGCTTCCTCTTTTGTGGCTCCCTCAAGGGTAATGGTGGCTGTAATAGCCACCTCATCTTTATCCCAAGTTTCAAATTCAATATCGGCATAGCTGGTATTGATATTTACCACGGCATCTTCTGCCACAATAAATCGCTCTTGAAATGTTTTACTTTCTTCTTGCGCTAAAAACGACGTAGAAGTTAATAGACCCAACGCAATGATGAGTTGCTTAGATACTGTTGTCAATGATCTGTTCATTTTTTGATAATTTTAATTCGTTTAACTTTCTTTTTAATTTCTGTAATAACTGTAATCGCAATTGTAAATTCTCTATCAGTGCCGTAATGGTTTGATCATTAGGTCCTAATTCTTTTAACTCTATGTTTAACGTCTTGTATTCAATATTTAAATTATTGAGCTGTTCCATAAAACTGTCGATCAACTCTTTAGTATCTGGCGACACCTCTAATTTTGCCAGTTCCATATTAATATTGGCTACATAATAGCTTTCAACCTTCTTTAAATCTGGGGAAAGATCTCCGAATGTGAATTCAGCTTTTTGTTCCTCTGTACTAGCATTATCAACCACAGTTGTCGTGTTATCTGCATTTTTATTGAAATACAAAAAACCTAAACCGATACTTACGATTACCGCAACAGATGCCGCTATTTTCAACCAACCTTTATCAGTTTTCTTTTGTGCAGGTGTCGATTTTTCTAACTTCTTTAAAAAGCGCTCTTCATGACCATGCTTAATACTATGCTTATGCCCTTCCCGATCCTTTTTGAACATTTCCCTAAGATCCTGTTCCATATTTTTTTCCTTTTAATAGTTCTTTTAAATGACCTTTACCGCGCGATAATCTTGTTCTGCAGGCAGATTCTGTAATTTCTAATACCTCTGCTATTTCTTGATGGTCATATCCTTCGACCAAAAACATTAGCACTACGTATTTGTATTTATCTTGTAATTCATCAATTGCACATTTAACTTGTTCAATACTAATTGCTACTGGTACGTTCCAATTATCATCTTCTGCAACAACTTGCATATAACCTTCATCTAGCGAAACCTCTTTATCTTTT harbors:
- a CDS encoding sugar-binding protein, giving the protein MKWTIYLLLLLGVFSCAEVKNKKNSQATQVSYIKDAPTLDGRAIENYWNLLDWKPIDQNWIGGPFDHDDYNGRYKIAWNEDGLYLLLEIVDNTILDKTEDPLKLWWNDDCVIVYVDEDNSGGQHRFNHNAFTYHVALDGNVVDLGVDEKPTLYNDHITSKHQTEGNTTYWEMFVKVYPGVYNDDPNIKPVVLTENKKIGFALAYADNDSSEERENLIGSVFVAGENKNKGWIDANVFGTLQLVK
- a CDS encoding RNA polymerase sigma factor is translated as MFQSNIVEKCMANDRAAQMKLYRKYCDGMYIVAMRFVKNGDDAEDVLQESFIKAFQKIHQYSGDVTFGAWLKRIVVNKSIDFLKSKKDKEVSLDEGYMQVVAEDDNWNVPVAISIEQVKCAIDELQDKYKYVVLMFLVEGYDHQEIAEVLEITESACRTRLSRGKGHLKELLKGKKYGTGS